CCTCATCCCTGATGACGAAACGTCCCGTGTTCATCAAAACCTCCTTGCAAAAGGAAGTTTGAATCACTTTTTGACGCTCTTGGGAATCCCTTAAATGTCAACAGGCCCTAGCCCGCCAGTTCGGCAGCAACACGCCGGCCAGTACGATGACGATGGCTGTGTAGTCGAGGGCCGTTACCTGCGTTCCCAGGTACCAGGCCGCCATGGGTGCGGAAAGCGGTGCGATGAGGCAGATGAAGAGGCTGATGCGCCCCACGGGAATATGCCGAAGGGCGTAATTGTAGATCAGGAACGTGCCGCAGGTGCCCAAGAGTGCCATGTAGGCGATCGACGACCAGACCATGGCATCGGCCCCGGCATAAGGCGCCTCCGGGCGCTCCAGCGTCAGCATGACGAGAAGCGCCAGCGCCGCCGAGACCGTCAACTGCCAGGCCGTGACCAGCAGCGGCCGGCCGTAGGCCTGGGCCACGCGGCGCGCCAGCAACTGATTGACACAAAGCGTCAGCACGCCCAGCCCGACGATGAAATTCCCCAGCGCCGAGCCGCCGCCGTGACCGGCTTGGCCATGCAGCAAGAGCGCCGTGCCGGCGAAGGCAATGGCGGTGCCGATGTAGACCACCGGGCGCACCGCCTCGCCCAGCACCAGACGGCCCAGGAGCGGCATCAGCACCGGCATCAGGCTGAGGAAGACGGTGGCGCTGAGCGCACTGGTCATGGTCATGCCCCAGGTGATCAAGAGGCCGGCCAGGCCGGGCTCGAGGAGGCCCATGAGCAGGGGCCGCCAGCCGACCTGGCGCATGGCGCGCAAATCGCCGCTCAGCACCACCAGGACCCAGAGCACGATGGCGGCTATGGCGAAGCGGCCGCTAACCACCTCGCTGGGTCCGATGAAAGGCAGCACCGACTTGTTGACCACCCAAGATGAGGCCCACAGCGCGGCGGCGAGGATCATGGCGGCAGTGGGCATAGGGGGACCGGGGCAAGGCGGAGGGGCGGCAGAGCTTAGCCCCGCCTCCGTTGTCAGGCCAGCGGCGGCAGGCTAGAAAAGGATCCCCACCAGAGGCACTTCAGCAGGGAGAAAAAAATGGATCTGGGAATCACCGGGCGCAACGCCATCGTCTGCGCCTCCAGCCGCGGCCTGGGCAAGGGCTGCGCCCGGGCCTTGGCGGAGAACGGCGTCAATCTGGTGATCAACGGCCGCGACGCCGAGGTCACCCAGGCCACGGCCGAGGAGATCGGCAAGGAAAGCGACGTCAAGGTAACCCCGGTGATCGCCGATATCTCGACGCCCGAAGGCCAAAAAGCGCTCTTGGACGCCTGCCCGCAAGCCGACATCCTGGTCAACAACAACGGCGGCCCGCCCTTTCGCGATTTCCGCGAGCTCGACCGCGAAAGCATGCAGCAAGGCGTGGCGATGAACTTCGTCACCCCCATCGAGCTGGCCCAGGCGGTCATCGACGGCATGATCGAGCGCCGCTTCGGGCGCATCGTCAACATCACCTCGGTGTCGGTAAAACGGCCGGTCTTCGGCCTCGATCTTTCCTCGGGCGCCCGCGCCGGCCTCACCGCCTTCATGGCCGGGGTGGCGCGTTCGGTGGCCCAACACAACGTCACCATCAACCACATCCTGCCGGGCTACATCGACACGGATCGCCTGCGCGGCGGCCTCGCCTTCAACGCCCAGAAGCAGAACATCTCGGTCGACCAGGCAGCGGCCAGCCAGACCAGCCAGGTCCCGGCGGGGCGCTTCGGCAACCCGGGTGAATTCGGCCAGGCCTGCGCCTTCCTCTGCAGCCAGCACGCCAGCTACATCACCGGCCACAGCCTGCTGGTCGATGGCGGGCTTTTCGAAAGTAATTTTTGAGATGACGGCGGTCCCTGCGGGACCGCCTGCGTTCAGGCGCCACGCAGGCTTCCGCGCCCGCGGGCGCGAGGGCGGCCGACCTTGCCCGGCGGCAAAGGGCGGTGCCCGCCGATAACGCCCCCGTGGGGCTACAGCGAAAAATACTTGGCCTGGGGGTGGTGGAGGACCAGGGCCGAGGTTGACTGTTCGGGGTGGAGCTGGTCCGCCTCGGCCATTTCGACGCCGATTTGTTCGGCCTCCAAAAGAGCGAGAATCTGGCGCTGGTCGGCCAGCTTGGGACAGGCCGGGTAGCCGAAGGAATAGCGTGCGCCGCGGTAGCCCTGGCGCAGCAGTGCCTCCATCTCGCGCGCGTCTTGGTGGCCAAAGCCGAGCTCGCCGCGGATGCGCTTGTGGACGTATTCGGCCAGGGCCTCGGTCAACTCGACGCCGAGCCCATGCAGATAGAGGTAATCCTGGTAGCGGTCGTCGGCGAACCAGCGGCGCGCCGTATCGGCCACCTGCTGGCCCATGGTGACGAGCTGCAGGCCGACCACGTCGCGCTGGTTCGACGATACGTCGCGCACGAAATCGGCCAGGCACAGCCCGCCCGGCCGCGGCTGGCGGGGCAGCGGAAAACGCGCGGCCTCGGCGCCGTCGTCCGCGAACAGCACCAGATCGTCGCC
This window of the Alphaproteobacteria bacterium genome carries:
- a CDS encoding DMT family transporter — protein: MILAAALWASSWVVNKSVLPFIGPSEVVSGRFAIAAIVLWVLVVLSGDLRAMRQVGWRPLLMGLLEPGLAGLLITWGMTMTSALSATVFLSLMPVLMPLLGRLVLGEAVRPVVYIGTAIAFAGTALLLHGQAGHGGGSALGNFIVGLGVLTLCVNQLLARRVAQAYGRPLLVTAWQLTVSAALALLVMLTLERPEAPYAGADAMVWSSIAYMALLGTCGTFLIYNYALRHIPVGRISLFICLIAPLSAPMAAWYLGTQVTALDYTAIVIVLAGVLLPNWRARAC
- a CDS encoding SDR family oxidoreductase, producing the protein MDLGITGRNAIVCASSRGLGKGCARALAENGVNLVINGRDAEVTQATAEEIGKESDVKVTPVIADISTPEGQKALLDACPQADILVNNNGGPPFRDFRELDRESMQQGVAMNFVTPIELAQAVIDGMIERRFGRIVNITSVSVKRPVFGLDLSSGARAGLTAFMAGVARSVAQHNVTINHILPGYIDTDRLRGGLAFNAQKQNISVDQAAASQTSQVPAGRFGNPGEFGQACAFLCSQHASYITGHSLLVDGGLFESNF